A single Struthio camelus isolate bStrCam1 chromosome 8, bStrCam1.hap1, whole genome shotgun sequence DNA region contains:
- the GPR88 gene encoding G protein-coupled receptor 88 has product MPNASSWSASSPLLLLWEDSSGTRIFLSLLYAALAISGTLSNVVVIYLVFSFKKLQTTSNAFIVNGCAADLSICALWMPQEAVLGLLPPNSSSLRSVEYRLLRGGLLGLGLTVSLASHLLVAFNRYVLITKLPSVYQALYQRRHTGCMIGLSWVLALLLLPLLPGLWAPAAAQQPPPGRQADGGPRYTALLLALAVLSQTALLLHCYLGIVRRVRGSAKRVSVLNFHLLHQLPFPAAPPPPRRAQRRLSTVSVLLLCCVFLLGTQPLVWVSLLGFFLPPAPPALQAASWLLLCSLSALNPLLYTWRSEEFRRAARSVLPRAEAAAAPRPAAANANAPPCPQLPRRRGTAASAAPR; this is encoded by the coding sequence ATGCCCAACGCCTCTTCCTGGAGCGCTAGCTcgccactgctgctgctctgggaggACTCCTCCGGGACCCGCATCTTCCTGTCGCTGCTCTATGCGGCATTAGCTATCTCAGGGACCTTATCCAATGTGGTGGTCATCTACTTGGTCTTCTCCTTCAAGAAGCTGCAGACGACCAGCAACGCCTTCATCGTGAACGGCTGCGCCGCCGACCTGAGCATCTGTGCCCTGTGGATGCCCCAGGAGgccgtgctggggctgctgcctccCAACTCCTCTTCCCTTCGCTCGGTGGAGTACCGGCTGCTCCGAGGGGGGCTCCTCGGCCTTGGCCTCACCGTCTCCCTAGCCTCTCACCTGCTGGTGGCCTTCAACAGGTACGTGCTCATCACCAAGCTGCCCAGCGTCTACCAGGCCCTCTACCAGCGGAGGCACACGGGCTGCATGATCGGGCTCTCCTGGGTGCtcgcgctgctcctgctcccgctgctGCCCGGCCTCTGGGCCCCGGCCGCTGCCCAGCAGCCGCCTCCGGGCCGGCAGGCGGACGGCGGCCCCCGCTACACcgccctgctgctggccctggccgtgctcAGCCAGACGGCGCTGCTGCTCCACTGCTACCTCGGCATCGTGCGGCGGGTGCGGGGCAGCGCCAAGCGGGTCAGCGTCCTCAACTTCCacctgctgcaccagctgcccttccctgctgccccgccgccgccccgccgcgcccagcGCCGCCTCAGCACCGTCTccgtcctgctgctctgctgcgtCTTCCTGCTGGGCACGCAGCCCCTGGTGTGGGTGAGCCTGCTGGGCTTcttcctgccgcccgcgccgccggcgctgcAGGCCGCCAgctggctgctgctctgctccctctcGGCCCTCAACCCGCTGCTCTACACGTGGCGCAGCGAGGAGTTCCGCCGGGCGGCGCGCTCCGTGCTGCCCcgcgccgaggccgccgccgccccgcgccccgccgccgccaacgCCAAcgcgccgccctgcccgcagctgccgcggcggcgggggacggCGGCCAGCGCCGCACCCCGCTGA